From the genome of Eucalyptus grandis isolate ANBG69807.140 chromosome 2, ASM1654582v1, whole genome shotgun sequence, one region includes:
- the LOC104433821 gene encoding ETHYLENE INSENSITIVE 3-like 3 protein: MDNLLIAADAMDEGSDIEVDDIRCDNIAEKDVSDEEIDAEELERRMWKDRIKLKRIKERQKIAAQQAAERQKSKQTSDQARRKKMSRAQDGILKYMLKLMEVCKARGFVYGIIPEKGKAVSGASDNIRAWWKEKVKFDKNGPAAITKYEAECLAMGAADSGRKGSSQSTLQDLQDATLGSLLSSLMQHCDPPQRKYPLEKGTPPPWWPTSNEDWWIKLGLPQGQSPPYKKPHDLKKMWKVGVLTAVIKHMSPDIAKIRRHVRQSKCLQDKMTAKESAIWLAVLGREESLIEQPSSDNGTSGITKSPPSARNGKKQPAASSDSDYDVDDADGSGGCVSSKETRKNVTVNTVEIGHHENNTQTNGQVKEHREKTRKRKRLRTKSSSADQPPPPINDHPAYEQRDSFPDMNHSHIDVQPPGYQVHGMQQENAAITDVRPSENDLNLEGQSQLEPLEFNPFSSLPSTDVMSTQNMLVGGKPLLHPLMQNASHATGAYNYYDTTPSYGPGSSEQQTRIDTIEPQIRPEDVGTHLPALYKTGNDISRVDLPHLGKEAFPTEKDVPFDCNFGSPLALDFGIQNSPFPSFEDMSSWDNNLEFEDDLIKYFAA, encoded by the coding sequence ATGGACAATCTTCTGATTGCTGCTGATGCGATGGATGAAGGCTCGGACATTGAAGTCGATGATATAAGGTGCGATAACATTGCCGAGAAGGATGTTAGTGACGAAGAAATTGATGCCGAGGAACTCGAAAGACGAATGTGGAAGGACCGTATCAAACTCAAAAGGATTAAGGAAAGACAAAAGATTGCAGCGCAACAAGCAGCAGAGAGGCaaaaatccaagcaaacatccGATCAGGCTCGGAGGAAGAAAATGTCTAGAGCTCAAGATGGTATTCTCAAGTACATGCTGAAGCTGATGGAAGTGTGCAAAGCACGGGGTTTCGTCTATGGGATTATTCCAGAGAAGGGTAAAGCGGTGAGTGGTGCTTCTGATAATATAAGGGCTTGgtggaaagaaaaggtaaagtttGATAAGAATGGGCCAGCGGCCATAACCAAATATGAAGCGGAGTGTTTAGCCATGGGAGCAGCAGATTCTGGTCGTAAGGGTAGTTCTCAGAGCACCCTTCAGGATCTGCAAGATGCAACTTTGGGTTCTTTATTGTCTTCTCTGATGCAGCATTGCGATCCCCCTCAGAGGAAGTATCCTCTAGAGAAGGGAACTCCGCCGCCTTGGTGGCCAACGAGTAATGAGGATTGGTGGATAAAGTTAGGGCTACCACAGGGTCAGAGTCCTCCATACAAGAAACCACATGACCTAAAGAAGATGTGGAAAGTTGGCGTGTTGACTGCCGTCATAAAGCACATGTCACCTGATATTGCAAAGATAAGAAGGCATGTTCGCCAGTCCAAGTGCTTGCAGGACAAGATGACAGCAAAAGAGAGTGCTATTTGGTTGGCTGTTCTGGGTCGGGAGGAGTCTCTTATTGAGCAACCTAGTAGTGATAATGGGACATCAGGAATAACTAAGTCTCCACCAAGCGCTCGTAATGGGAAGAAGCAACCCGCAGCAAGCAGTGATAGTGACTATGACGTTGATGATGCTGATGGTAGTGGCGGTTGTGTCTCATCTAAAGAAACTCGGAAAAATGTGACGGTAAATACCGTGGAGATTGGTCACCATGAGAATAACACTCAAACAAATGGCCAAGTTAAAGAGCATCGAGAAAAGACGCGCAAAAGGAAAAGACTGCGTACTAAATCGAGTTCTGCGGACCAACCTCCTCCACCCATCAATGACCATCCGGCATACGAGCAGAGGGACAGTTTTCCTGATATGAATCACAGCCACATTGATGTGCAGCCTCCTGGATATCAAGTTCATGGCATGCAACAGGAAAATGCTGCAATTACGGATGTGAGGCCCTCAGAGAATGATCTCAATCTCGAGGGACAATCACAGTTAGAACCACTGGAGTTTAATCCTTTCTCTTCCCTCCCTTCGACAGATGTAATGTCAACACAGAACATGCTGGTGGGTGGAAAGCCCTTGCTTCATCCCTTGATGCAAAATGCTTCACATGCAACAGGAGCTTATAATTACTATGACACAACACCATCATATGGGCCTGGTTCAAGCGAGCAGCAGACTCGGATAGATACAATTGAACCTCAAATTAGACCAGAGGATGTTGGAACTCATTTACCAGCACTCTATAAAACTGGAAATGACATCTCTAGAGTGGACTTGCCTCATTTGGGGAAAGAAGCCTTTCCAACTGAAAAAGATGTTCCCTTTGACTGTAACTTTGGCTCCCCGCTTGCATTGGATTTCGGCATACAAAACAGCCCTTTCCCTTCATTTGAGGACATGTCATCCTGGGACAACAATCTGGAGTTTGAAGATGATCTTATCAAATACTTTGCGGCATAG